The following are encoded in a window of Planktothrix sp. FACHB-1365 genomic DNA:
- a CDS encoding glycosyltransferase, with protein MKVAYLINQYPKVSHSFIRREILAVEAQGLEISRFSIRSLESELIDPADQQESEKTRFILKVGIWGLLSHLLQVGLTHPQRLWQTGRLALKLGWGSERGVFLHGIYLAEACVLFHWLSQDKIDHLHVHFGTNSATVALLCQALGGPPYSMTIHGPEEFDKVGAIALPEKIKRAQFVVAISSFGKSQCQRWCDYQDWSKIQIVHCGVDPMFLDHPLVRLPSERRFVCVGRLSEQKGHLLLVEAVNQLVKAGFEFKLIFVGDGPLRPEIEQLINRLGLDNYIEITGWATNTQVQQQILSSQVFVLPSFAEGLPVVLMEALALSRPVISTYIAGIPELVEPGKNGWLVPAGSLEDLTLALKTALTTSIEELTTMGKFGTLKVAEHHNIDIEAQKLIRLFQGDSILNPDLKP; from the coding sequence ATGAAAGTTGCTTATCTGATTAATCAATATCCTAAAGTTAGTCACAGTTTTATTCGTCGGGAAATTTTAGCCGTTGAAGCTCAAGGACTGGAGATCAGTCGGTTCTCAATTCGGTCTTTAGAATCAGAATTAATTGATCCAGCCGATCAACAGGAATCTGAAAAAACTCGGTTTATTCTGAAAGTGGGGATTTGGGGTTTACTCAGTCATTTATTACAAGTTGGACTCACTCATCCTCAACGTTTATGGCAGACAGGAAGATTAGCATTAAAATTAGGTTGGGGTTCAGAACGAGGTGTTTTCCTACACGGTATTTATCTGGCGGAAGCTTGTGTTTTATTCCATTGGTTATCTCAAGACAAAATTGACCATCTTCATGTTCATTTTGGAACCAATTCCGCTACCGTTGCGTTATTATGTCAGGCTTTAGGCGGCCCCCCCTATAGTATGACGATACATGGGCCGGAGGAATTTGATAAGGTAGGAGCGATCGCATTACCGGAAAAAATCAAACGCGCTCAATTTGTAGTAGCTATTAGTTCCTTTGGAAAAAGTCAATGTCAACGCTGGTGTGATTATCAAGATTGGTCAAAAATTCAGATTGTCCATTGTGGTGTTGATCCGATGTTTTTGGATCATCCTTTGGTTCGGTTACCTTCAGAACGTCGCTTCGTTTGTGTCGGTCGTTTAAGTGAGCAAAAAGGTCATTTATTGTTAGTAGAAGCCGTTAACCAACTGGTCAAGGCTGGATTTGAGTTTAAATTAATTTTTGTGGGAGATGGCCCCCTGCGCCCAGAGATTGAACAATTAATTAATCGCTTAGGGTTAGACAATTATATTGAAATTACAGGTTGGGCAACCAATACTCAAGTCCAACAACAGATTTTATCCTCCCAGGTGTTTGTATTACCCAGTTTTGCGGAAGGCTTACCCGTTGTTCTGATGGAAGCCTTAGCTTTATCTCGTCCGGTGATTAGTACCTATATTGCTGGAATTCCAGAATTAGTCGAACCGGGGAAAAACGGTTGGTTAGTTCCTGCTGGGTCTTTAGAGGATTTAACCCTAGCTCTCAAAACCGCCTTAACAACTTCTATAGAAGAATTAACAACAATGGGCAAATTTGGAACCCTGAAAGTAGCTGAACATCATAATATCGACATTGAAGCCCAAAAACTCATTCGCCTATTTCAAGGGGACTCAATTCTCAATCCCGACCTGAAACCGTAA